CTCATAGTTTCCATCAACATCGTAGCTATATTTATATAGTGCACCTTTGAGGCCAACGTCCTTTATTTCCTCGATTACCGGTTTATCTTTTAACTCCTCACCATCCCGCCAAACAGAGATTTTTGTGTTAACTAAATCAAAGTTCTCGTCTGTCACTTTGATGGTGAAATTCTGTACTCCTCCGTATTCTTCACCTTCATTCAAATCCAGAATTTCAAGAACTGGAGGTTTTTGATCCATTATAAAGTTGAATGGACCTTTAGAGCTCTGGTTATTAAAGAAATCATTTGCTGTCACTTCAACACTGTATTTGCCATCTTCTTTAAAAATATGTTCTGTATGAGCAGTAAATAAGAGTTGCGTAAATGGATTATGGGTAACTTCTGCTCCATCCTTTTTTATGTTTAGCGACTTTTCAGTTAAAGTTAAATCTGTGACGAAAAAGTCAATTTGAGTATCTTTGTTAAAATACTGGCCTTCGAGCTGCTCATTCTCAAGACTTCCCGCCTTCATCGAGATGAAAGGACCGGATTCTTTATCGATTTTAAACTTGGTGGTTTCATTCACTTCATTGCCAGCCTTGTCGATGGCAGTTGCCTGAATGCTATATTCACCTTCTTCAGACGCTGTGAAAGTAGTTTTTCCATTTTCAAATCTTGTCGAAATGCTCTTTTCTTCACCGTTAGAATTCTGCATTTTCACCGTTACATTAGATGATTGTATGTTAGTTTCATGCAGTTCAATCTCAACTTCCATACTCTCATTCTTTTGTAAGCTATAATTTTTATCCTTCTCAATACTGTAAGTATATTTAGGCCTTGTATTGTCGACAACGAAAGAATATGTGACAGGGTCATGGAGAATCCCCTTATTGTGATGGTCCTTAACGGTTACTTTGACTTGATAAACCCCATCCGGTTTAGCAGTACCACCCTTTGTGAGGTCATACTCGAATGTTTCTGTTGTTCTTTTTGCAGGAACCATTTGCTGCTCGGGAAGTTCCTCACCATCCTTGATAATGTCCAAGCTTGCTTCCCCAATCAGGATCTCACTGTCAACTTTGATGCCGATTTGCTGTGTTATGGCAAAATCCTTAATGGCTTTTCCGCCATCATTCATGTTGAACACCGATACTACCGGTTCATTGCCCGGCTTAGATACGGTCAAATAAAAGGTTTCCGAAACATTGTTACCTGCTTTGTCTGTTGCTTCTATGATTACTTCATAATTGCCGTTTTCTTTAAAAAGAAGATCTTTTGTATACTTTCCATCCTCTGTAACCTCTGCAGTAAAGATTTCTGCCGCTTCGTCGTTCTTCTTCTTGTGAATCTTTATTGAATCCTGTACAACGTTTGCTTCGTTGACCACTGCAGTTAACATGACATCTTCAGTGTAAAAATCATCGTTAACAAGGCCGTTTGAGCTATTCAACTCTGCTGTTGGATTGGTGGTGTCACGATTAACAGTAAAGGAACCCTCAGAAGCCGGGTTATTCCATTTTTCCAGAGCCACTACTTCGACATCTACCTTTATCTCCCCATCAGCTGCCACTGGTACGGAAACAGTGTATAATCCTTTAAAAGCTTCCCCTGTTCCTTCTGGGGTAACCGTTACGTTATTAATCACGGTTTCCCCTTGTGTTGCTGAAACCGATATTGGTTTGTCAACATCTGGATTAATATTAGTTTTATCCTTGACTCTGCCATAATCATCTCCCAAATTAACTACAAAAGAAATGTTTTCTTTGTTAGTCCATATTTCCTTTGAAGGCTGGGATTCCATTTCCCATTGAAGACCAAGATCATCGAAAGAGATATACCTTTTAGGATCAGTCTGCTCTGAAAGAACTTTTCCATTTAAAATTAAAATTGAGGATATCATCACCAAGACGATAGGAATAACAATTGTCCATTTATTGGGCCGCCTTTTCTTTTTCCTAGGTTCGAGCATTTCTGATTCTCCTTTTTAAATAATAGATTCTGAGTGGACTATCATGATATCCACTTGTTTCTGAAAGCGTGGTTCTTCTTCTGTCAGCAAGGTGGTTTCTTCGAAGTTATCCAATAGTGTTGTTTCACCAAGTAAAGTCGTTTCATCATGGTCTGCCGTCAGGACGGTGGTTTCATTCCACTCGGACAGGATGGTCGTCTCGGTTGGTGAGTCATGAGAAACACTTCGGCTGGATGGGACTGCTGCTGCAATTGGTTCTCGCATTGGAGTTTCTTTTAATAAAGCTGTCGGCTCGAGTCCATCTGGTGATAGCAATGCCGTCGGCTCCAAGCCTTCTTGTTTTAGCAAGGCTGTATTCCGGAAACTCTCCTGGCTCAAAAGAGCTGTTGGGTCAATCTGACCGCTCGCCATCTTTTCCGTTGGTTCCACATACTCACCAGCTGCCACTTCCTTATCGACATTCTTGCGGACATGGATTTCCTTTGTAGTCGGCTTTGTAATTGCATCGGTCTGGTTGCTGGCTGTCGTCTTCCGGGCTTTTCTCCCCGCACCAGGAAAATTCCAGCCCGTCAGATCAGTAATGACCTGGGCAATATTGAGTTTCACGTAGGTCAGAACCGCAATCACTAGCGCGATCACCGCACCTGCCAAACCGCCGTAAAACATAATCTGGTATGCCAATTTTCTTCAACTGCCTTCCTTGGGAGCATGGGGACGTACTTTTTGTTTCTTTTTCGGAAGCAAAAGGTACATCCCTCCGCTTCTCTCTGCTCCCCTAGAGAATATTCAAGTTTTCCATGCGCCTGCTGAGCTTTTTGTACCCTTCGTCTTCCTTGGCACCTGGGAGACTTCCAGCCTTTTCAAAGACTTTTTTCGCTTCAGCGTAGTTCCGCTTGCCTTCTTCTTTGGTTTGTTCGATGTCCAGGAGTAGATTGCCAAGCTTAACATTGGCGTTGATGCTGTCAGGAAACTTTTTCAGCACCGTGTTCCGGAAGTGCTCGACTGCACGGGAGAATTCACCCATCTCCTGATAGATGACGCCAATTTTGACATAGACGTCTTCCTGGTCTGCGACGTTCAAATCAAGGAGGTTGTTGTAATGTTCGATTGCCTGTTCATAATCGTCACGGGCGCTCGCTTTGTCCTCGGAATTCACGCCGCGGCTGTAGTAGGCTTGGGCAAGCTTCTGTTCGAATTCCATCTCGTATTTGAATTGGAGCTGCTCGTTTTCAAGCTTTGCCAGCACTTCCTTCGCCTTCTGGACAATCTCGATTGCCTGGGTATTCGCGTCAGGAATCTGGCTCTTATATGAAATATAAATATTTGCTAGAGAGTTATAGTTATCGATTTTTTTGCTGTCATTGGCAAGACCATCATTGTACTCGTGGAACTCCTGAAGGTCTCCGGCAAACTTCGTATAGTCGACATTCAGGCTGCTCATCGTCGTTGCCAGCGACTTATAATATTTAGCATCCGGCAGTTCTTTTTCATCCACCTGCTGGAAGTATTTCAGCGCATTGTTGTAGTCCCTTTTCACATCGAAAAAGGTCATTCCCATTTTGAAAAGAACTTCGTTATTCTTATGGACTCCGCCGTATTCATCCTGTATGTATGATTCCAGCTTGGCGAGCCCTTCGTCAGTCTGGTTTCTATTAATATATAAATCAAGCAGATTTATGTAAGCCTCCGGACGCCCGTTGTCGACGCGGGTTGCGCTCTCGAGCAGCTTGATCGCCTCGGTCTGCTCACCGTCCATCAACGCGATGCTCGCTTGGTTGACCAGATTCATATAATCCTGGAACTGCTCATTTTTCATTCCTTTGTACCCGAGAACGGAGGTTGTTGAGAATGCCAGGAACAGTACCGCGGGAACAAGGAACATCGCCAGTTTTTTGATCAGCATGTTCTTGTAGCCCTTCGTCAGCCTGTTGATATGCTCGAGGTCATAACTCAGCTCCTCGCAGTTCTGGTAACGGTTCTCCGGCTCGGACTGGGTGCATTTTTTGATGATATGCTCAAGACCCTCGGGAAGCGTCGGGTCCCATTCGCGGATCGGCCTGATTTCAAATGGCGGCTCGCTCAGGTTTTTGCCGGTGACGAGATGGTAAAGCGTGATTCCCAGACTATAAATATCGGTTTTCGCATCCGTCTGCCTGCCGGAAATCTGTTCAGGAGCCGCATATCCCTTCGTTCCGAGATTCGTAGTGTCTGAGAGATTCTCGGTCTTGAATTCACGTGCGATCCCGAAGTCAATCAGCTTGATTTTCCCCTCTGGCGTCAACATGACATTATCTGGCTTCATGTCTCTGTAAATGATCGGGTACGGCTTCCTGGTGTGCAGGTATCCTAGCACATCGCTCAGCTGTTTTGCCCACTCGATCACTTTTTTTGCGGGGATTTTGCCGTCACGCTTGAGGCGTTCCTTCAGTGACTCGCCCTCGATATAGTCCATCACCACGTAAATATCGCCCTCGGACTCGATGATGTCATAGATCTTCGGCAGCGAACCGTGGTCGAGCTTCTTCAGCATGTTCGCCTCGACGACCAGGCTGTTGATCAGTAGCTCATTATTGCTGTTGCTGCGCTTGCGGATATCCTTGACGACGAGCGACTTGTTCAGCCGGTTGTCCATCGCCAGGTAAACGACGCTCATGCCGCCGCGCCCGATTTCCTTCAATATTTCATATCTATCATCAATGATCGTGCCAATTTGTATCAATTTCATTCCTCCCAGAAACGTGGGGATAGCATTCCGTTTTTTGGGTTGTGAGAAACTACCTCACGTCCCGTTTTGCCAGCAGAATCGAGATATTGTCTGTTTCCTGGCGTTCTTTTGCGAGCTCGACTAGTTCAATGAGCTTTTCTTTCATGAGTTTTTCTTCGGTAAAAGACTGCGGGTTCAGGTGTGCGAGCATTTCCTCGTCTCTGATTTCATGGTAAAAGCCGTCGGTGCAGAGCATAAACATTGATTCGTTTTCCACTTCGCCCGACGTGATAACGACGTTGATATCCTTTGTTGCGCCAACGCATTGGAGCAACACATTCCTCCGTGGGTCAATCCTCGCCTGTTCGGCGGTAATATTGCCGCGCTGCAGCTCGCGTTCGACGAGCGTCTGGTCTTCGGTCAGTTTGACAAGTTTTTCGTTGATGCTGTAAGCCCTGCTGTCACCAATCTGAAGAATAAAATATTGCTTGTGAAGGATGAGCAAAGCTGTAATCGTGGTCCCAAGCTTGATGTTCGAAGCCTCGCCATATTCAAGGATTTTCTGGTTCAGCTCGCGGACACGTTCCTCAAGCTTGACGGGAATTTCGTTTTCAGCGATGCCGCCTTCCAGCAATTCGGGCAGTTCCTGATCGAACCAGTCGGACATTCCTCTGATCACCGTGGCGCTTGCCAGTTCACCGTGAGACAGCCCGCCCATGCCATCGCAAATGATAAACAGGCCGATTTCACCTTCAAGAGTCTGGGCTGTTTTCAGCAACATGCCATCCTGATTCGTTTTTTTCTTGATTCCTATGTCAGTATGATAGGCCACTTGAAATGCCATCCTTGTTCCTCCTATCAATCTCAGTAAAGCCTGAAAATGAATTCCTCGTTCGCGAGCTTGATTTTATCTTCATGCTTGATTTTGACTTTCTCCTTTGGCGAAACCTTGACTCCATTCACAAAACTGCCGTTGGTAGAATGATTGTCTTCCAGGAAATATTCGCCGTTCGATACAATCACATGTGCATGGACCCGGCCGATCACTTTGTTTTCCGATGCAAAGTCCGCTCTCATCGGATCTCGGCCGATTTTGAAAAAGTCCTTGGCAATCGTGATTTTTTCATTCTTGGAAACAGCCAGTAAAAACGGCCTGCGGATCGAATGTCCAAGAGTAGTCGTCCCTTCATCCTCATCCGCCATTACACCAAGTACAGTGGTGCCTCCGTCCTCCTGTTCAATGCTGCTGGCAATTGCCGGCTGGATATTGATTGAAGTACCGCTGCCGAGTGCCGACGCCTCTTTTAACAAAGCGTTATTGTCACCAAGCTCAGCCCTGGTGATCCGTTTGTAGTTAACCTCTTCCTCGATTTCGAGCTTGCGGCCTGTTTTGACATCCTTCTTCTGGCTTGTATATTCCGAAGTCAGCACGCCATTGTCGACGCTCGTTTTCATGGTGTGAACCTCGCTGCCAGGGCTGTAGAAATTCGGGTTAATCAATGGTGTTTCGAGCTCTGGTTCTTCTGTCGGGCTTTCTTCATCCGTTTGGACAGGTGCAGATGGTACTGCTTCCTGCTTCGGTTTTTCTGGCATCTTGTAAGGCTGGCGTATGAGTGTTTCCTCACCAGCCAGCTCATTCATTTTTTCCAGCAGGTGTTCTGGCGTTACGTCCTCCGTTTGCACCAGGTAGTTATGTAGTTTGATGAAGAACGCGGCATCATCATTTTCTTCGTAAGGAGCCGAAAGCAGCAATTCACGCAGAAAGTCTTTAAGTGATACCTTTTCAAAAATATTATTTTTTACAGGAAGATAGATAAAAACTAATCTGTTTGAAAAATTATCAATAAAGATCTCACGCTGGCTGAACACGAAATTCTCGATATCGAGGCCGCTTGCCTGGGCATCCACCAGCGTCTCGGCAATATTCAGGAAGCAGTTGAAGAGACGTTCCTTCGTCGCCGGCGTGGAATTCAGCATCTCAAGCGTGTTATCGGAAATCATGTCATAGCGAAGAAAGCAGTTATCCCCCTCTAAAATCGCATTGCACGTCAGGATTCCCGGAACCCGGCTCGCTCGCAGCAGCTCCACCTGTCCGCCATCGATATCCGCCTTGCTGGCTGCATGATAATAAAGGAATTTCGAGATTCCGTAGCTTTCCAGTTTCAATTCCACCTGTTTGATCATTGCGCTTCGACTCCAATTTTGAATTTATGTATGGTTTGGTTCCACCTAACCTTTTTTTTAAAAAAAATGACTTTATTTACCGTGGAATAGTTTTATATCCGGTTGAAGTACTTTTATCTCCAGTTGAGAGGATTTTATCTCCAGTTGGTGAGCTTATATCTCCAGTTGGTGAGCTTATATCTCCAGTTGAGAGCTTATATCTCCAGTTGAGAGCATTTTATCTCCGGTTGATTATCTTTTCCCAACGGTTGGACCCCTTTTTTCCTATGCAGGGACCCATTCTACCAGCTGAGTCAGGGTTACTTCCTGCTGATACGCTTTTCATCTTCGTTTACCTGCGGATAATCCCCGTTGCACCGATTTTAATCCCCGTTGGATGTTGGATAATCCCCGTTAGGTCACAGATAATCCTCGTTAGGTCACGGATAATCCTCGTTAGGTCACGGATAATCCTCGTTGGGTGACGAATATTCCACCTTGGTGGATAGAGATCCCCATTGTGTCACAGATAATCCCCTTGAATGCTCACCGCCACATCACAGGGGTTTTTTTACAGAAGGGCAAACTGCATCAGCTGCTTGCCCCCTACCCTCTGTAAAAAGTGATTACTTAAAAGAGCTGGCGTTGTTGTTGATCGTTGTTTCTGCAGTGTTGTAGTTTGTGACAGTGTTATCTAAAAATTTGGCATAGCTGTCGACAACCTGGCGATATTCTTCAAATCGCGGTGCCAATGAGTTGAAGTTGCCGCGGATTGTGTTGGAAGCGTCTGAGTTCCATGATGACGATAGTGCGTTCATGTCCTTCTTGATTTCTTCCAATCTAGTAGATAATTGCTGGTTCAAGTTGCGGATTTGGCCCGCCGTTTTGCTAACCTCGCCTAGCGAGATTTTGATTCCATCTCCTGCCAATGTATTTCACCTCCTGCGTTATGTTAAGGATTAGTTGCTCAATCTCTTAGCCTGGTTAATGACTTCGCTTTGCGTGTCGCGGTATGTCTTAGCGCTCATTTTAAGGAACTCTGAGTACTGTCTCATCAACTGAGTCATTTTGTTGAAGTCGTCCATGAAGCCTTTGATTTGCGCAGTGTACGCCTGGTTGTCAGCACCCTGCCAAGCAGCCGCCATCGCTTCGACTTCACTGAAAAGAGCTTTGTAATTTCTTTCGTAGTCAGCTGCCTGCTGGTCAATCTTGTTAGCAGTCGTTTCAAGCTTTGCTGGTTCAACAGTGATCGATCTTGCCATTCTTTTCACCTCCTTTCAAGTGATGTCTAATAGAGTCATATTCTTCTTAACTTATAGCTTACATAGCGGTATTTCTCCGCAGAACGCCGCAATCCTGATGCCGCTTTTACCGTACCAATCCCCTTAAATTCATGGCTGAGGCCATTCGAGATATCCTCCAGCTCACGGGCTATCGCATTCGCTTCCGCGGCAATTCTATTAATCTTGCTTCTCACTTTCGGATCCATTGTTTACCCCCTGATTGAACCGGCTTTTCCGGCAAGATACCTTTCATTCTGCTGTAAAAGTTCTGCCGTGCGATTCAGGTAGTTGATACTTTCTGGTACCCGGATATCAAAAGATGATGCGATATCCGCTGCCAGGACATTATCCAGTCCCATGACACCCGCTTCCCAATACAGATCGTCGATCATGTCATTGAGCTGTGCGATCCGCCTTTGCACCGAACGCAGACGGTTTGCATAGTAGATAAGCCTTGGGATATCTACTTTTATATAGGGTTCGATTGGGAAGTTGTTGCCGTTAACATAATCAATGGCTTTTGTTATAAAGCCTTTTGCCCTCATGGCAACAGTTTCAAAGAATTTCCCCACCTTGCCAACTAATTCCCGCCCGGCTTGATGTACTTTGGAAATATACATCAATGCCTGCTCTTTTACATAATTGGCCTTGGCCACTACTCCCTGCCAGGTGTTATAAATAATGTCCAAGGTCGCTGCGCCGATTACTATCCATGCCTTGGCAATCTGCCTTGGTAGGTAATCCCGCATACTGCCAAGTGAATGGAACACATCCAAAGCCATATCGGCTACTCCCCATGTATCCGCACTTCGAGCTGATGCGAAACTGCCATCCTTGTTGTATACTCCGCTGGTCTCATAATGCGGATAAAACGGATCCCAATAATCTCCATGCTGTTTATTGATCGACACAATCTTATCTACATACGGGGCAAATCCCAGATGGGATACGATATCTCCATTAAAAGTGATGAAGGTAAAACGATCACCTTTCATCGCATTTTTCTGACCCTCATCTAAATCAAACCACCAAAGCGGAGCCCCATTTAAGATATAGGCATTGACATTTGAATCTTGATAATTATTCACAAAAACCCATGAACCAAGGTTTCCGCCTTTAGAATGACCATAAATCGTGATGTCTCCATCCAGGTTCTTCATATTCGCTTCATAAAAGGTGAGAGCTTCGTCATGCTGCTTGGTTTCAATACTCATACCAGCGGCTAAATTTCCTCCCCAATCTGTTTTAAGATGGCCCCAGTTAAAGGGATTCTCACTGCCGCGGAATAACACTGCACCATTGCCATCCCCATCCTTGATTGCGTAACCAACAAAACCGGAGTTTGATTCACCCTCTGTATTGTTCGCCTCGTTTGGGTTGTGATTTTGGTAGCCTGTTAATTTAATATCTTTAAGGCTGGTATTTGGATTATCTCTTAGGAAGTTTTTTATATTGTCAAATCGATCAGAATCGACTTCTATTTCGTTATCAGATATTTGTATTAACACCTCATCAATGGTAAGAGTTGATTTATCACTAACAGTAAGTTCGGGCGGCAAATCCAAATATGATAACTGCAAAAGAATACTTTTTTCTTCGTCTGTCAATTTATTCAAGGACATCTAATCACTCCCCGAATGGCTGGTAATTAACAGCAATTCTTTCGGGTCCGGTTAGTACAAGCGACTCATCAACCATTCCCGAATTGTTTTCTGGATCAAAACGGTAATCTACATTAACTTCACCATAAACTTTAGCTTTTAAATTTGACCAGGCAATATTATTTACAAGTGATGTCCTTATGTAATCTGAGATATCTTCTGAATTGTCAACGAACCCTACTGAAACTGTATATCTCTCTGTTCCTACAGATTTCATCAAGTTGTACAAGTTATAAATATTTTCGTTAAATTGACTAACCTCTGGTTTTCCCTCCGTCTTAATACCTGCCTTTAAAACCACAGAAAAATCTTGATCGCTTTTTTCTAAATACTCATCAAATGACATATTAACCATGGACTTATCATATTTATCTGGCGCAATTCTTAATAAAACTTTGTACGGAGTTCCAGGAGGGAGTTCTTTCTCAATTTGATCCGCAAGCTTTGCTTTTAATTCTTCAGCCCACTTAGCTAGGACATAATTATCATTTACAACTTCTTTGTCATCTTTGTCCTCTTGCGCCAGGAAAACTGCCTCAGGATTCCCTTCCGGATGCACAGTCAGCTTATCCTTACCATACATTTGAGCAAAAGCCTTGCTGCCTTCTTTGACTCCTTCTATTGAGAACTTTTGGTTATACTTTTCTTCTAATTTAGCTAAAACTATACTCTCCGAACTCATACACCCCGCACCTCCCATGATCACGAAA
The window above is part of the Mesobacillus jeotgali genome. Proteins encoded here:
- a CDS encoding protein kinase domain-containing protein; translation: MKLIQIGTIIDDRYEILKEIGRGGMSVVYLAMDNRLNKSLVVKDIRKRSNSNNELLINSLVVEANMLKKLDHGSLPKIYDIIESEGDIYVVMDYIEGESLKERLKRDGKIPAKKVIEWAKQLSDVLGYLHTRKPYPIIYRDMKPDNVMLTPEGKIKLIDFGIAREFKTENLSDTTNLGTKGYAAPEQISGRQTDAKTDIYSLGITLYHLVTGKNLSEPPFEIRPIREWDPTLPEGLEHIIKKCTQSEPENRYQNCEELSYDLEHINRLTKGYKNMLIKKLAMFLVPAVLFLAFSTTSVLGYKGMKNEQFQDYMNLVNQASIALMDGEQTEAIKLLESATRVDNGRPEAYINLLDLYINRNQTDEGLAKLESYIQDEYGGVHKNNEVLFKMGMTFFDVKRDYNNALKYFQQVDEKELPDAKYYKSLATTMSSLNVDYTKFAGDLQEFHEYNDGLANDSKKIDNYNSLANIYISYKSQIPDANTQAIEIVQKAKEVLAKLENEQLQFKYEMEFEQKLAQAYYSRGVNSEDKASARDDYEQAIEHYNNLLDLNVADQEDVYVKIGVIYQEMGEFSRAVEHFRNTVLKKFPDSINANVKLGNLLLDIEQTKEEGKRNYAEAKKVFEKAGSLPGAKEDEGYKKLSRRMENLNIL
- a CDS encoding protein phosphatase 2C domain-containing protein; the encoded protein is MAFQVAYHTDIGIKKKTNQDGMLLKTAQTLEGEIGLFIICDGMGGLSHGELASATVIRGMSDWFDQELPELLEGGIAENEIPVKLEERVRELNQKILEYGEASNIKLGTTITALLILHKQYFILQIGDSRAYSINEKLVKLTEDQTLVERELQRGNITAEQARIDPRRNVLLQCVGATKDINVVITSGEVENESMFMLCTDGFYHEIRDEEMLAHLNPQSFTEEKLMKEKLIELVELAKERQETDNISILLAKRDVR
- a CDS encoding FHA domain-containing protein; its protein translation is MIKQVELKLESYGISKFLYYHAASKADIDGGQVELLRASRVPGILTCNAILEGDNCFLRYDMISDNTLEMLNSTPATKERLFNCFLNIAETLVDAQASGLDIENFVFSQREIFIDNFSNRLVFIYLPVKNNIFEKVSLKDFLRELLLSAPYEENDDAAFFIKLHNYLVQTEDVTPEHLLEKMNELAGEETLIRQPYKMPEKPKQEAVPSAPVQTDEESPTEEPELETPLINPNFYSPGSEVHTMKTSVDNGVLTSEYTSQKKDVKTGRKLEIEEEVNYKRITRAELGDNNALLKEASALGSGTSINIQPAIASSIEQEDGGTTVLGVMADEDEGTTTLGHSIRRPFLLAVSKNEKITIAKDFFKIGRDPMRADFASENKVIGRVHAHVIVSNGEYFLEDNHSTNGSFVNGVKVSPKEKVKIKHEDKIKLANEEFIFRLY
- a CDS encoding pore-forming ESAT-6 family protein, which codes for MAGDGIKISLGEVSKTAGQIRNLNQQLSTRLEEIKKDMNALSSSWNSDASNTIRGNFNSLAPRFEEYRQVVDSYAKFLDNTVTNYNTAETTINNNASSFK
- a CDS encoding WXG100 family type VII secretion target; translation: MARSITVEPAKLETTANKIDQQAADYERNYKALFSEVEAMAAAWQGADNQAYTAQIKGFMDDFNKMTQLMRQYSEFLKMSAKTYRDTQSEVINQAKRLSN
- a CDS encoding Mbeg1-like protein, encoding MSLNKLTDEEKSILLQLSYLDLPPELTVSDKSTLTIDEVLIQISDNEIEVDSDRFDNIKNFLRDNPNTSLKDIKLTGYQNHNPNEANNTEGESNSGFVGYAIKDGDGNGAVLFRGSENPFNWGHLKTDWGGNLAAGMSIETKQHDEALTFYEANMKNLDGDITIYGHSKGGNLGSWVFVNNYQDSNVNAYILNGAPLWWFDLDEGQKNAMKGDRFTFITFNGDIVSHLGFAPYVDKIVSINKQHGDYWDPFYPHYETSGVYNKDGSFASARSADTWGVADMALDVFHSLGSMRDYLPRQIAKAWIVIGAATLDIIYNTWQGVVAKANYVKEQALMYISKVHQAGRELVGKVGKFFETVAMRAKGFITKAIDYVNGNNFPIEPYIKVDIPRLIYYANRLRSVQRRIAQLNDMIDDLYWEAGVMGLDNVLAADIASSFDIRVPESINYLNRTAELLQQNERYLAGKAGSIRG